Proteins encoded by one window of Astatotilapia calliptera chromosome 13, fAstCal1.2, whole genome shotgun sequence:
- the lyrm7 gene encoding complex III assembly factor LYRM7 — MGTRLKVLGVFKTLHRTRMAVFKDDDRALTAARLKINEEFRKNKNETSEENIQKLIKMGSDVDIVLRQSVVQMEHVAEDKLLLRPRNDLLLENVPYCDKPREKS, encoded by the exons ATGGGCACTCGTTTGAAG GTTCTGGGCGTTTTTAAAACGCTACACAGGACCAGGATGGCTGTGTTCAAAGATGATGACCGAGCACTGACAG CTGCACGATTAAAGATCAATGAGGAGTTtcggaaaaacaaaaatgaaacgtCAGAAGAAAACATCCAGAAG ctgatTAAAATGGGCTCAGACGTTGACATCGTCCTTCGACAGAGTGTGGTGCAAATGGAACACGTAGCAGAAGATAAGCTGT TGCTTCGGCCCAGAAATGACCTTCTGCTAGAAAACGTCCCCTATTGTGACAAACCAAGGGAAAAGTCGTGA
- the hint1 gene encoding adenosine 5'-monophosphoramidase HINT1 has translation MADETAKAQTAKPGGDTIFGKIVRKEIPANLIYEDDQCVAFPDVSPQAPTHILVVPKKPIVQLSQAEDDDAALLGHMLIVAKKCAQDAGLSKGYRIIINDGPDGGQSVYHIHIHVLGGRSMGWPPG, from the exons ATGGCTGATGAAACAGCGAAAGCGCAGACCGCCAAGCCGGGCGGAGATACGATATTTGGAAAAATTGTACGCAAAGAGATTCCTGCCAACCTAATCTATGAAGACGATCAG TGTGTAGCCTTCCCTGATGTCTCACCTCAGGCTCCCACTCACATCCTAGTCGTCCCAAAAAAGCCAATTGTTCAGCTCTCTCAAGCCGAGGATGACGATGCTGCG TTGTTGGGCCACATGCTGATTGTTGCAAAGAAGTGTGCTCAAGATGCCGGCCTTTCCAAAGGCTACAGGATTATCATCAACGATGGGCCGGACGGAGGCCAGTCGGTGTACCACATCCACATCCACGTTCTCGGTGGGCGCAGTATGGGGTGGCCTCCTGGCTAA